The genomic DNA CTCTCGACATTCAAGAAGGGCAAGGTCGTGTACGCCAACTTCCTCTACGAGGTCCAGCCCGAGTGCGACTGCATGCCCGTGGCCGATGTCCCCGTGGTCCAGGACCAGGGCATCATGGTCTCCGATGACCTTGTCGCCATCGAGCAGGCGTCCCTGGACATGCTCAAAGCCGCCCCTCCCCTGCCCCAGTCCGCGGCGGAGGAGGCCGGCGTCAAGCCCGGCGACGACGTCCTGTCCAGGCTGAATCCCCGGCCCATGCAGATCCAGATCGACGAGGCTGAGCGTCTGGGTCTGGGAACCAGGAAGTACGAATTGGTGAAAATCGAACCTTAATGAACCACGGATGAACACGGTTAAACCCAGATAACAGACACGTTTCGGGATAATCGCAAGACGGAATCCATGAAAATTGATCCGCCTTTCTGTTATACTACGAATACCCGCTGTTGTGGCATTTTTACCGTTTTCATCCGCGGTTAAACAGGGAGCAACGGGAGTTCCCATGCACAAGCGCACGAAGATCATCGCCACCATCGGACCGGCATCCAGTTCACCCGCCGTCATCGCCAGGCTGATCCACGCCGGCATGGATGCCGCGCGGCTCAACTTCTCCCACGGAGACCGTCAGGACCACCGAAAACGGATCCGCATGATCCGCGCCGAGGCAACGAAAGCGGGCAAACACATCGCGATCATCCAGGACCTGCAGGGGCCCAAGCTGCGCGTGGGCGAGATGCGGGACGGCGCCGTGGCCCTCAGGAAGGGCGCGGAGCTGATGCTCACCACCCGCAGGGTCGTCGGGACCGGCGAGCTGATCTCCATAACGTACCCCCGCCTCGCGAAGGACCTCCGGGTCCATGACCGCGTGCTCCTGGACGACGGCAGGCTTGAGCTCAGGGTCCTGGGCAGGTCCCGCGGCAACCTCGCCTGCAGGGTCGTGATCGGGGGCATGCTGCGCAGC from Nitrospirota bacterium includes the following:
- a CDS encoding 4Fe-4S binding protein; this encodes LKNLAMGCVSSRHREHGWKKGRGSMHCHGEAALQWNPEICSFCEQCKSICPLHAIDFKEGAFVVDQNLCWHCGRCSRVCQEGALTLPEDDVTFQKSLAEAAAAVLSTFKKGKVVYANFLYEVQPECDCMPVADVPVVQDQGIMVSDDLVAIEQASLDMLKAAPPLPQSAAEEAGVKPGDDVLSRLNPRPMQIQIDEAERLGLGTRKYELVKIEP